A genomic window from Luteolibacter sp. LG18 includes:
- a CDS encoding thioesterase family protein, which translates to MDAPLYRHATEIAFGDTDASGLMHFPSVFRYVEAAEHAFLRANDIHVFDRENGGWPRVHVDCDYRRPMFFGDRIEVRLGISKIGGTSLTWVFEIWKGDECCAAGSIVTVRVNAVGKPLEIDAATRAVLGGG; encoded by the coding sequence ATGGACGCGCCGCTCTATCGCCACGCCACGGAGATCGCCTTCGGGGACACCGATGCGAGCGGCCTGATGCATTTTCCCAGCGTGTTCCGCTACGTCGAGGCGGCGGAACACGCTTTTTTGCGCGCGAACGACATCCATGTTTTCGACCGCGAGAACGGCGGCTGGCCGCGGGTCCATGTGGACTGCGACTACCGCCGCCCGATGTTCTTCGGGGACCGGATCGAGGTGCGGCTCGGCATTTCGAAAATCGGCGGCACCTCGCTGACCTGGGTGTTCGAGATCTGGAAGGGCGACGAATGCTGCGCCGCCGGATCGATCGTCACCGTGCGCGTGAACGCGGTCGGCAAGCCGCTGGAGATCGACGCGGCGACGCGGGCGGTGCTGGGGGGGGGCTGA
- the fabF gene encoding beta-ketoacyl-ACP synthase II produces MSERRVVITGIGCISPLGNDLASTWDGLKNGRSGIGRITLLDPEPFECKIAGEVKNFNADSYFKAPKDARRSDRYVQFGVAAAKLAIEDSGLDTNAIDPRRVGVMVGSGIGGLATLEREHEVCLTKGPKRVSPFTIPMMISNIASGIISMEHGLLGPNMVIVTACATSNHNIGEAWRMIKFGDADAFVCGGAESTILPMGLAGFANMKALSTRNDDPEGASRPFDKGRDGFVMGEGAGVVVIEELEHALKRGAKIYAELAGYGVSADAYHLSAPSPDGSGPAYAIQMALRHGKLNPEDVDYLNAHATSTGLGDIAETKAIKRAFGDYATNGLAVSSTKSMTGHMLGAAGGIELIASVMAIRDNVIPPTINVQEQDPECDLDVVPNTAREAKVDVAMSNSFGFGGHNATVVVKRYV; encoded by the coding sequence ATGAGCGAACGACGCGTCGTCATCACCGGCATTGGTTGTATTTCTCCCCTCGGCAACGATCTGGCCTCCACCTGGGATGGCCTGAAGAACGGCCGCAGCGGGATTGGTCGGATCACGCTGCTGGATCCGGAGCCGTTTGAGTGCAAGATCGCGGGTGAGGTGAAGAACTTCAACGCCGACAGTTACTTCAAGGCTCCGAAGGACGCGCGCCGTTCCGACCGCTACGTGCAGTTCGGCGTGGCCGCCGCGAAGCTGGCGATCGAGGACTCCGGCCTGGACACCAATGCGATCGACCCGCGCCGCGTGGGCGTGATGGTGGGCTCCGGCATCGGTGGCCTGGCCACGCTGGAGCGGGAGCACGAGGTCTGCCTGACCAAGGGACCGAAGCGCGTCTCGCCCTTCACCATCCCGATGATGATTTCCAACATCGCCAGCGGCATCATTTCCATGGAGCACGGCCTGCTCGGCCCGAACATGGTGATCGTGACCGCCTGCGCGACCTCGAACCACAACATCGGGGAAGCCTGGCGCATGATCAAATTCGGCGACGCCGATGCCTTCGTCTGCGGTGGCGCGGAATCGACGATCCTGCCGATGGGCCTCGCCGGATTCGCCAACATGAAGGCGCTCAGCACCCGCAACGACGACCCGGAAGGCGCGTCCCGCCCGTTCGACAAGGGGCGCGACGGCTTCGTGATGGGTGAAGGCGCCGGCGTGGTGGTGATCGAGGAACTCGAGCACGCCCTGAAGCGCGGTGCGAAGATCTACGCCGAACTCGCCGGCTACGGCGTGAGCGCGGATGCCTACCACCTCAGCGCGCCCTCCCCGGACGGTTCCGGCCCGGCCTACGCCATCCAGATGGCGCTGCGCCACGGCAAGCTGAACCCGGAGGATGTGGACTATCTCAACGCCCACGCGACCTCCACCGGTCTCGGCGACATCGCGGAAACCAAGGCGATCAAGCGCGCCTTCGGCGACTACGCCACCAACGGCCTGGCGGTGAGCTCCACCAAGTCGATGACCGGCCACATGCTCGGCGCGGCCGGCGGCATCGAGCTGATCGCCAGCGTGATGGCGATCCGCGACAATGTCATCCCGCCGACGATCAACGTGCAGGAGCAGGACCCGGAGTGCGATCTGGACGTCGTCCCGAACACCGCCCGCGAGGCGAAGGTGGATGTGGCGATGAGCAACAGCTTCGGCTTCGGCGGCCACAACGCCACCGTGGTGGTGAAGCGCTACGTCTGA
- a CDS encoding biopolymer transporter ExbD has product MKLELTLPERPGFLHVVPLFNLFALLLMFFVLGPSLVLQAGKEVTLPPSKFQMERFTGAQVVTLGPGSPARIYLGREVTSLDGLGRKLDEKRGSAPGAVLLRSDAGTSVALEREVSELILRKGYRVMLVGKPAQVGAGETAPVKEADP; this is encoded by the coding sequence GTGAAGCTGGAGCTGACCTTGCCGGAACGGCCGGGTTTCCTCCACGTCGTCCCGCTGTTCAATTTGTTCGCGCTGTTGCTGATGTTCTTCGTGCTGGGGCCGTCGCTGGTCCTGCAGGCGGGGAAAGAGGTGACGCTGCCGCCCTCGAAGTTCCAGATGGAGCGCTTCACCGGCGCGCAGGTGGTGACGCTGGGGCCGGGATCGCCGGCGCGGATCTACCTAGGCCGCGAGGTGACCTCGCTGGACGGGCTGGGCCGGAAACTCGATGAAAAGCGCGGCTCGGCGCCGGGCGCGGTGCTGCTGCGGTCCGATGCGGGCACTTCGGTGGCGCTGGAGCGGGAGGTTTCCGAGCTGATCTTGCGGAAAGGTTACCGGGTGATGCTGGTCGGGAAACCGGCGCAGGTCGGGGCGGGGGAGACCGCCCCGGTGAAGGAGGCGGATCCGTGA
- a CDS encoding MotA/TolQ/ExbB proton channel family protein, translating to MSGGFLEPSGLIEQGGPLVWVLLVLAFVGAVCVVERLFFFHRARINVGDLLVGLSNHVRRKAFAEAQHEAARAPGPVARIAHSLLLRHHLVRSDLRDVAQEAGQLEVPRIEKNIRLILGVALLAPLVGMLGTLLGMVDTFQRVSEQGGYAGPAELAGGVFQALITSVMGLTVAVPMYLFYLYFLGRAKRLVHRIERAGIEMVNLISDAREETAIVSFREEVEARKRTARKAKGEDAS from the coding sequence ATGAGCGGCGGATTTCTTGAACCTTCCGGACTGATCGAGCAGGGCGGGCCCTTGGTGTGGGTGCTGCTGGTGCTCGCGTTCGTGGGCGCGGTGTGCGTGGTGGAGCGGTTGTTCTTCTTCCACCGGGCGCGGATCAACGTGGGGGACCTGCTCGTCGGGCTTTCCAACCATGTGCGCCGGAAGGCCTTCGCGGAGGCCCAGCATGAGGCGGCGCGGGCTCCGGGGCCGGTGGCGCGGATCGCGCATTCGCTGCTGCTGCGGCACCATCTGGTGCGCTCGGACCTGCGGGATGTGGCCCAGGAGGCGGGGCAACTGGAGGTGCCGCGGATCGAGAAAAACATCCGTTTGATCCTGGGCGTGGCCTTGCTGGCTCCCTTGGTGGGGATGCTGGGGACGCTGCTGGGGATGGTGGACACCTTCCAGCGGGTGAGCGAGCAGGGCGGCTATGCCGGTCCGGCGGAGCTGGCGGGCGGGGTGTTCCAGGCGCTGATCACCTCGGTGATGGGGCTCACGGTGGCGGTGCCGATGTATCTTTTCTACCTCTACTTCCTGGGCCGGGCGAAGCGCCTGGTGCACCGCATCGAGCGGGCGGGGATCGAGATGGTGAACCTGATTTCGGACGCGCGGGAGGAGACGGCGATCGTTTCGTTCCGTGAGGAGGTGGAGGCGCGGAAACGCACGGCGCGGAAAGCGAAGGGGGAGGACGCCTCGTGA